One Nostoc sp. CENA543 genomic window, AAAATGGAAGCCGAAAAACGGGCGATTGTGCGGGAACACCTAGCAATGGTGGGATTAGGTGATGCAATGGAAAAGAAACCCACCCAAATGTCCGGCGGTATGAGACAACGGGTATCCATTGCGCGTGCTTTGGCTATTCGTCCCAAGGTATTAATTTTAGACGAACCGTTCGGCGCACTAGACGCAATCACCAAAGAGGAATTACAGGAAGAACTGCTGAAAATTTGGAATGACAATCGCTGTACGGTGTTGATGATTACCCACGACATTGATGAGGCGTTGTTCTTGGCAGATAAATTAGTGATGATGACCAATGGCCCACACGCCAAGATTGGTGAAGTCATGGAAATTCCTTTTCCTCGTCCTCGCGATCGCGCCCGCATCATGGAAGACCCACAATATTATAAGCTGCGTAACTACGCCTTAGATTTCCTCTTCAACCGTTTCGCCCATGATGATGTCGGTTAACAGTGTTCCCAGATGACAAAGGTGGGAACTTAGTTTCTACCATCTCTGAGGGTGCAAAATTTTGCGCCCTTTTTTTTTCATAAGTAAAACCCCAGAACTGGGAATTTCTGGGGTTGTTAACCTGACCACCTCTACTTTTATAATTGAAAAAACATGGTAAATTTCACGTCATATCAGACTTAAGTATGTAGTTTATGTCTAGAATAAATCTGTTCAATTATCATTGAAAATATTATGATTAGTGATTATTAAATTATTAGCTACATAACAACTCTATTTTTGAGAATTAACAGATTTTTTAATTAAAATCCATACTCTTAAAAATAAGAAAATGATGAAATAATCAAGATATAATTCTACAATTTATGTCTATTTAAATCAATGAAACAGCTTGTTTTCTCTCTGTTTTTTGTCAAAAATAAAAACATCATGATTAACGCATGATTGTAGCCCATTAGAGTGACAGAAAACCTCACAAATGTCTGCCTAGTCAGACATTTTTTTTATCTGCCCTTCGGCGAAACGAAGGGCAGAAAGAATCAAGTTTAACTATCTGCCTGTTTGGTGTCTATCAAACTGGAGTTAAACAACAGTGTTCAAAGAAGGTGTCATTTGCGTTGACATAATACCAGTATTGAAGTATTTGGTCAGATCATTTCCTATCGATGTATCCACCCAATTGTGATAATGAACCATGACATCTTTGATACCGGTAACGCCGATACTCTGAACACCTTCAACGGTAATCACAAAGTCGTTATAGTCGCGATCAGAAGTAGTATGCAGTGTCACATCTTCAAACCCGATCATCACTCCTTGTGATCCTTTCAGGACTTCTGCAACTTGAACATTACGGTTGAAGTTAGCAGCAGACATAGAAAACAAAGGCCTGTTGCTATTTGTGAAACTTTGTCCGGTTAAAGCATCTTCAAGATTTCCATTAGAGGTGAGAACGAAACCAAATATATCTTCCGCTTTCATCTGATAGCTTTTCTCTCCTTGGTACGCCCCACCATTAAAATTGGGTTCCCAATAGAGAACGTTACTCTGATCACTGTAAAGCGCACCTTCTTCAGCATCTTTGATGATAATGTAGCCATCTGTGGAATTGCTGGTGGCGCGTCGGACTGCTTCTCGAATAAACGCATCTGAGCCAGCTTCATATATATCCATCCCCTTGAGGCTAAAGATACCCACTTCGCCTTTGAGATATTCACCACCATCGTAAAGGTAATCGATTTTGACTTGGCCAGTTTTATCAGTAACAAACACGCCTTCATCAAAAACTGACCGATTTGCATATTCGAGTAGTTTTTGTCCTACTTCTGTAGTACGCCAATTGCGCTCAGAATTACTGAAGTTATCTATTGACTGAGCAACTCCTGAAGCTCCTTTGATTTGGAAAACAAAATCGTTGTAATCGCGATCAGAGCCGGAATAACCTGTGGGAATATCTTCAAAAGCAAAGGTTCCATTCCCATCTACATCTACAATCTGCCCAACTGCCACATTAGGATTAGCTTCGGGAATAGAAAACAGAGGTAGCTTGCCATATTGCCACATCTGGCTGGCTTTACTAATCCCTTTAGTTTTGTTAATTTCCTCAACACTAGTATTGGGTACAAACATTAAGGCAAATTTATCGCCTGGATTCATCTCAAAGGTTTTTACCCCTAGATAGTTTCCAGAATTGAAATTAGGTTCCCAAGGCATTTTTTCGGTAAACCGCGCCCCTTCTGTGAGGTCTTTAGCCAAGACATAACCTAATTTAGAATTGCTAAGAGCGCGATTCGTCGCTTCTTTAATAAAACCTTCCGAGCCTGGTTGATAATTCTCCATCCCTGCTAAACTAAAGACAGCGAATTCTCCTTGATACCAACCTCCGTCATAGAGAAAGTCAAACGTTACTTTTCCGGTTTCACCAACTTTAAATACGCCTTCACTATATACAGAACGGTCGGCATATTTGAGCAAGTCTTGTCCTGTGGAGGTGATTCGCCAATCCCGGTTAGGATTAATTTCTGCGTCTATGCTGCCGATATTATTACCTCTTAAACCTTTGACTTGGAAAACTAGGTCATTGTAATCTTTATCGGCAGAACTGGACTTAATGCTGATATCTTCAAATGCTAAAGTTCCATTTTTATCTACTGCAACTATCTGATTTTTCTCAGTAGAGAAAATGACTTGTTTGCCTGCTTGAGATGTAGCGTATGGTTGGCGATAAATCTCATCAAAGGTAGTATTTTGTACTAACATGAATGCCACCTCATCCCCAGAGTTCATCTGAAAGGACTTAATTCCTTGGTAATCGCCAGCGTTAAAGTTAGGCTCCCAGGTAGTAGTACCGTTAAAACGCGCTCCTTCTGTGCGATCGCTAATTAAAATGCGACCCTGGGTTGAGTTACTTAAAGCACGAGCAGCCGCTTCTCGAATAAACTCTAGTGAGCCTGGTTCATAGTTTTCCATCCCTTTGAGGCTAAAGACGGCTAATTGTCCCTGATACCAGCCGCCATCATAAAGATAGTCAACTTGAACTTGACCAGTACCATCGACAATAAAAGTACCTGATTCAAATCGGGGACGGTTAGCATATTGCGATAATTCTTGCCCTAATTGGGTATTTAACCAATTACGACTGGCGTAAACAGAATCTTGGAGGGCTGGTGCGTTTGCTGTGGCACCAGATACCTGAACCACCATGTCGTTGAAGTCGCGGTCAGTTGATTTTAGGGTGTTAATATCTTCCCAACCAAATGTATTCCCTTGACCAGTGATATCTGCGATTTGGGGTGCGACTTTTCCTGTGGTTTTATCTACTGAACCGAAGGAAAATAGAACTTTGTCTGTACTAATGGATGTACTTTGAGTGATTTTAGCTACTGTGCTATCGCTAATTAACATCATAGCGAAGCGGCTTCCGGCTGCCATCTCAAACTGTTGCGGCCCCCGGTAAACACCACTGTTAAAATCTTTTTCCCAGAACAATTCATTTTTGAGGTCGCTAAACCGAGCGCGATCGCTCTCATCTCGCACCACTACATAACCTTGAGCAGAATTGCTCAGAGCGCGTTTAGCAGCTTCTAGAATAAATGCTGTTGAGCCAACTTCCAGTCCTTCCATCCCTTGTAGACTGAAAATCGCTAGTTCTCCCTTATTTAAGCCCCCATCATATAGAAAATCAACACTTACTTTACCTGTTGTATCAACTGTGAAAATACCGTTTTGTAAATTAGATATTGTCGTCATCGTGTTTATTTCTTAAATGAGCGTTTGCTATATTTTTGTAACTTTAATGAACTTGAAATAATAACTGTAGTTATACGTTCTTTTTTATGAATTGCTTATCAAGTTAATGGTTCATTCATGCTAAAAATATTGATTTACTCTAAGTACAATAATCATTAAGAAAATCTGTATGTAATTAATTTTTATACTTAGATACTTACAAATAACTAATAATATTTATCCAGGTCAGCTAATAACTATGATTATAGATTTCAAGAGGTTTAAATAGTATATTTCCACTTTGTTGCAATGTAATAAATACTGGAATTTATAGTATATATTTATACAAAATTTATCGCTCACAAATTCTTTCTTGAGCCTAGAAGTTTATATAAAGCTAGTTTTCAGTTGAGTATTTAATCAATATCTAAGTATTATTTTACTCTCAATGTATAAAATTCATTTTGTGATTTGTCTGATTTTGATGTATCAAGCTTTCTGGACAAATCATCAAGAATGCCAAAAAAAGTCTCTGTTTATTATACGGTCAGATAAAAATACTCTAAATAAATTTAGACAACTCAAAAGAGTAAAAAAGAAACATTTATGATATGGCGACAGATTAAATTTATATTATCTTTTAACCCGTAATTTGCTAAATTTATTCAAGCTTTAGCCGCAATATACAAGCATTACTTCTTAACGCTTTCTTTTTCTCTTACAGTGATGCGTATAGGGTCACTAACGTCACTAATGCCACTAACACACAATCGCAGTGCCTCATATCCAATCAAGCATTTAGTTATTGTGGCTTGTATTTCACTAGGGTAAGAGAGGCTATAATAGTTTATCTATGTAAGCCATCGTTTTCTCAAAAGTTTTGGCGTTCCAAAATTATCACTAAAACTTTTAGTGCATTGATATGATGAGGCTAAGGTGATTTGATCAAGATAGCCTTTATCCACTCGTCTATTTCCAGACTTCATCGGTCGTGATCTAGAAATACAGTAACTGAACAAAAAGACTCGTGAATCATCTGCACTACTCAATAAGTGTTAAGATATGTTACAGTTTCCCAGAAAGCAGTGTTTGAACTGCTTACCGCACTATTAAACATTCCCATAAAACTCACACATGACTTTATCGATTAGTCCCGATCTCACCTCTGCCGATCAGGTATTGTTGTCTTTAGCGTCCAAAGAACAGCGAACCGTCACAGAAGCAGAAATGATGCAGGCTGTGCGAACTTTGTTGATTGGATTAGGAGAAGATCCAGATCGTGAAGGTTTAAAAGACACACCCAAGCGGGTGATGAAAGCTTTACAGTTTCTCACAAAGGGATACCACGAATCTTTAGAAGAACTGTTAAATGGGGCAGTCTTTACAGAAGACGCTAATGAAATGGTGTTAGTTCGGGATATCGATATCTTTAGTTCCTGTGAACATCATATTTTACCGATCATTGGTCGCGCCCATGTTGCCTATATTCCCAACGGTAAAGTTGTAGGATTATCCAAAATAGCCCGAATTTGTGAAATGTATGCACGACGGTTACAAGTGCAAGAACGTCTCACCGTGCAGATTGCTGATGCTTTGCAAGATTTACTCAAGCCGCAAGGGGTAGCAGTAGTCATCGAAGCCACTCATATGTGTATGGTAATGCGTGGTGTCCAAAAACCAGGCTCTTGGACTGTTACCAGTGCGATGCGTGGCGTTTTTGCAGAAGATGCCAGAACACGCGAAGAATTCATGAATTTAATTCGGCACAATGCCAATTTTCGTTAATTAGGGGTTTAGGGGTGTGAGGGTGTAGAGGTGTAGGGGTAAAATCAATTCAAAATTCAATCCCCAGTACCCAATCCCCATACTCCTTTGTTACTATGTCCTGATAGACATTTACTTCCTCTGTAAGATTTAATCGAAGTATTCTGGACTATCAGGATTGTTTTCCAAGGAAACCCTATGAACAGATTTATACTTAGCTTACTTTCTAGCCCTATCCTGATTGCATCTGTTTTATCTATGACAGTTATGGTCAATCAAGCACAAGCTATTGAGCCAGAAGTTAAAACTACAGATAAACTGACTTGTATTAGAAATAAGCATAAAGTAGGTTTAGTGTGTGCGCGAGCTTCGGTTTTAGCTCAAGTTCCCAGTTATCAGCCAGAAGTGGAATTTTCTGCTGAAGACGCGCCCATGTTAGAGTTCAATGATCAAGAAAGTGACATAGCAATTAATCTATTTGGTTGTGATTGTCCTGCTTGTATCAATTCCTTGCGTCAGATGCGTGGTGTAACTCCCTTGGTGTACTAGGACAGAAAGTAAAAAGGCAAAAGGTAGAAGGTAAAATTGGTGGAGTCATACTCAGTTGCGCTGAAACTTCATATCCCTATTTTTTTAGGGACTTCCAGAAAATAAATTATCCAATTTCTGAGAGAGAATATTCTGATTTTTTCCTCTGCCCCCTGCTCACCACAGCGATTGTATATTTTTTAGTTGGAAGTCTCTTACACCTATTCCCACTTTCCGCGCCAGTAGAGACGCTTTAGTAACGTCTCTACGATTTTGATTGCAATTTAGTGAACATCAATGATATCCAGCCCAAGTTATCCATCTGTGAGATAAGCCGATACGCATGACAGTACCGTTGATTTCTCTTTCTGTAATGATGGCTTGAGTGATATCTGCACCATTGAGTTCAGCCTCAATGACATTGGTTCCCTGTAAATTAGCTGCGTGGAAATTCGCACCTGTAAAATTAGCCCCACTCATTTCCGCTTCATAGAGATTTGCGCCGGATAAATTAGCTCGTGTGATATTAGCACCGCGCAAATCAGCATGAGTGAGGTTACTATTTTTGAGGTTAGCTCTAGTTAAATCTGCACCAATAAGGTTAACTTCACTCAAGTTTGCACCAATTAAACTAGCTCCACTCAAGTCAGCATCAGTCAAGTTAGCTCTACTAAAATTACAGCCGTTTAAATTGGCGTAGCTCAGATTTGCTCCACTTAAATCTGATTCGGTAAAGTCTACACCACTTAAATCGGTGGCGTAAAGATTGACTTGATGCAGATTTACTTGGTCAAATTTTCTTTCTCCTGCTGTATATGAATTCAAAATTTGGTTAGCGTTCATATGTTCCTCCCGTGATAGGTTGGACTTTCTATTGATGAGCGATCGCTACCCCACCACACCACAAATAATACTGATAGTTCTGTAAATCTCATTTGTGATTAAGACTGGTAATTTGATTGTGATCTATTTTTTGCTGTGATCAACAATTACTTCATGGAAATATACGGAGTAGGGAATGGGGCATTGGTTTTAGTGTTTCTACACATCAATTATCATTCTCAATATTTACTTAACTTCATATAGTTTAGTGAGTCGGAAAGTTACTTTCTGAGCGATTTCGGGAACTCTATCACTATGGTTCAGTTAAAGCTCATTTTTTAGTAAAACATTGTCGCAACTACCGAATTTCAGCTATTGGCTGCTCTGAACTGTGTTGTTATGTTAGTACCATTTTAGTTTTGAGGATTGCTTAATGGAAAAATCGATTGTGCAGTTGGTTGACGAATTGCCAGCTGATAATATCACCGTCAAAGTTCTAAAAGCTGTCGATTTTGTTGCACCCAGTCAATGGAATAATTTGGTAGGCTTTGATAATAGTGTGCGCGCTATTACCGGAGAAACTGATCCGAGAGTTATCCAGAGAATTAGGGACAAGGCTACGGTTTTATATCAAGATCCTCAACAGAGTTATCAAAGTGTCATCAGACTTTATCAAACAATTGATAAAGCAGACACAGCTATGGCGGCGGCGGCTTTAGCAAATAAAGTTGGTGAAAAAATTGGTTTTCTATCATTTTTAGGTAATATTACACCCAAAGCAGATGTAACCCAAACAGTTGATTTAGTATTAAAAATTGCGATTGAAATTATCGCTTTTTGCAAACTCAATGGGATTCCTCAACCAAACCCCCAAGAGTTTGTTAAGTCTCTCAGTAGCAACTATCAAGGTGCGGCTCTCATTCGGATGGCGGCTTTAGTTTGTATCGATGGTTTGTTACCATTAGGCCCTGATTTTTTGAGTAAAATTCACGGATTAATTAGTGGTAATGATGCTTCTGGTCAAATTACGCAAAATCCGGTTTTTTTAGCAGTAAATAGCTCCTTACCAGGGAATAATCCGGCAGAGAAACTGGGTTTTCTTACTCAAGGTTTTAACTCTGTACAAGGCTGGATTGGTGGCTTAGTATCCAAGACTGGTTTAACTCCTCAAACTATTTTTAATAGTTTGGGTAATTTTATTCAGATTGCTGATGATAATTTAGATTTTGTTGCGGCATTTCTTGACCAAACGACAAATTACTATGAGCATACAGGGATTCAAACAGTGGCTTATAGTGTAATTCAAAAAGCTCATGCTCTAGTTAAGCAAGAAATGCAGCAAGAGCAACAGTCCCCATCAAGACCTGCTGATACTACTTCTGCGGCAAGTAACAATAATAATGATTTAGGAGTGGGTAAAAATGTAGAAGTTTGGGACGAAGATGAGGAAGATTGGTATTCAGCAACAATTGAGAAAGTTAGAGATAATGAATTTTTTATTCATTACGCTGGTTATGGTTCATCCTACGATGAATGGGTAGGCTCTGATGATATCCGCATCCGTTCCCATAACACATCGGATGATAATGGATTTGCTGTTGGTCTGAAAGTGAAAGTTTGGGATGATGACGATGAAGATTGGTATTCTGCTGTGATTAACAAAATTCAGGGTCAGCAATACTATGTACATTATGTTGGTTATGATTCTTCCTATGACGAATGGGTCGATCTAGAAGAGATTGCCTAAATACTCAGCAGTACAATTATCGTGATTTAAGAGCAGCGATCGCCTATATGATTAAAGAGGCGATCGCTTTTTATTGCAGAAACACAAAGCAAGGATATCTGCAATGATATACACCCCTATACTCAGTGAATAAAACAACCTATAATCAAACGCAATATCTCATTTTTACAATTTATAATTCAAAAATTAATTAACTGTGATGATTAGCACCAATACAGATAATTTCGTCAGCATTTTAACTCAAGTAGCAATTGCTTATCGAGAAAAAAATCATCCACTTCCTGCTACAGCAGCCATTGTCAATGCTTTGTTAGCCGCAGAAACAACAGCCAAACAACAAAGACTAAATTACGAATTCGATTCTTTAGTTGGTACGTGGCGTTTGTGTTTCGCTACTGGAACAAAAAAAGCCAGAGAACGCGGCGGAATTATTTTAGGTAAGGGTTGGTATGTCCCCAAACTGGCAAAAATTCAGATTTCTTTCAGTGCAGATTCAGAGACGGATAGCAATAGAGGCGAAATTGGTAATCAGGTAAAATTGGGTGCGATTTTATTACAATTGACAGGGCCAGCTAAGTATTTAGGGAAGAAAAATATTCTGGCTTTTGATTTTACTCAAATGTTCTTACAGTTATTTGGGCGCACTATTTACCAACAAAAAATTCGTTCTGGTAAAAGTCAATCTGAGGATTTTTACAATCAACCCATCGCTAAACAAGCGTTTTTCGCTTTCTTTTTAGTGAATGCAGATTTAATTGCAGCGCGTGGCC contains:
- a CDS encoding nitrate ABC transporter ATP-binding protein (This model describes the ATP binding subunits of ATP-binding cassette (ABC) transporters for nitrate transport, or for bicarbonate transport, in bacteria and archaea.), giving the protein MQNRSTTLRDRQGASSFANSRPFLEIKDVTKVYPTKKGPFTVLDGVNLNVEQGEFICVIGHSGCGKSTLLNMVSGFNTPTTGQVLLEGQPITKPGPDRMVVFQNYALLPWRTAFENIYLAVNAVYPNKMEAEKRAIVREHLAMVGLGDAMEKKPTQMSGGMRQRVSIARALAIRPKVLILDEPFGALDAITKEELQEELLKIWNDNRCTVLMITHDIDEALFLADKLVMMTNGPHAKIGEVMEIPFPRPRDRARIMEDPQYYKLRNYALDFLFNRFAHDDVG
- a CDS encoding DUF4114 domain-containing protein, which produces MTTISNLQNGIFTVDTTGKVSVDFLYDGGLNKGELAIFSLQGMEGLEVGSTAFILEAAKRALSNSAQGYVVVRDESDRARFSDLKNELFWEKDFNSGVYRGPQQFEMAAGSRFAMMLISDSTVAKITQSTSISTDKVLFSFGSVDKTTGKVAPQIADITGQGNTFGWEDINTLKSTDRDFNDMVVQVSGATANAPALQDSVYASRNWLNTQLGQELSQYANRPRFESGTFIVDGTGQVQVDYLYDGGWYQGQLAVFSLKGMENYEPGSLEFIREAAARALSNSTQGRILISDRTEGARFNGTTTWEPNFNAGDYQGIKSFQMNSGDEVAFMLVQNTTFDEIYRQPYATSQAGKQVIFSTEKNQIVAVDKNGTLAFEDISIKSSSADKDYNDLVFQVKGLRGNNIGSIDAEINPNRDWRITSTGQDLLKYADRSVYSEGVFKVGETGKVTFDFLYDGGWYQGEFAVFSLAGMENYQPGSEGFIKEATNRALSNSKLGYVLAKDLTEGARFTEKMPWEPNFNSGNYLGVKTFEMNPGDKFALMFVPNTSVEEINKTKGISKASQMWQYGKLPLFSIPEANPNVAVGQIVDVDGNGTFAFEDIPTGYSGSDRDYNDFVFQIKGASGVAQSIDNFSNSERNWRTTEVGQKLLEYANRSVFDEGVFVTDKTGQVKIDYLYDGGEYLKGEVGIFSLKGMDIYEAGSDAFIREAVRRATSNSTDGYIIIKDAEEGALYSDQSNVLYWEPNFNGGAYQGEKSYQMKAEDIFGFVLTSNGNLEDALTGQSFTNSNRPLFSMSAANFNRNVQVAEVLKGSQGVMIGFEDVTLHTTSDRDYNDFVITVEGVQSIGVTGIKDVMVHYHNWVDTSIGNDLTKYFNTGIMSTQMTPSLNTVV
- the folE gene encoding GTP cyclohydrolase I FolE, with the translated sequence MTLSISPDLTSADQVLLSLASKEQRTVTEAEMMQAVRTLLIGLGEDPDREGLKDTPKRVMKALQFLTKGYHESLEELLNGAVFTEDANEMVLVRDIDIFSSCEHHILPIIGRAHVAYIPNGKVVGLSKIARICEMYARRLQVQERLTVQIADALQDLLKPQGVAVVIEATHMCMVMRGVQKPGSWTVTSAMRGVFAEDARTREEFMNLIRHNANFR
- a CDS encoding pentapeptide repeat-containing protein, with amino-acid sequence MNANQILNSYTAGERKFDQVNLHQVNLYATDLSGVDFTESDLSGANLSYANLNGCNFSRANLTDADLSGASLIGANLSEVNLIGADLTRANLKNSNLTHADLRGANITRANLSGANLYEAEMSGANFTGANFHAANLQGTNVIEAELNGADITQAIITEREINGTVMRIGLSHRWITWAGYH
- a CDS encoding Tudor-knot domain-containing protein gives rise to the protein MEKSIVQLVDELPADNITVKVLKAVDFVAPSQWNNLVGFDNSVRAITGETDPRVIQRIRDKATVLYQDPQQSYQSVIRLYQTIDKADTAMAAAALANKVGEKIGFLSFLGNITPKADVTQTVDLVLKIAIEIIAFCKLNGIPQPNPQEFVKSLSSNYQGAALIRMAALVCIDGLLPLGPDFLSKIHGLISGNDASGQITQNPVFLAVNSSLPGNNPAEKLGFLTQGFNSVQGWIGGLVSKTGLTPQTIFNSLGNFIQIADDNLDFVAAFLDQTTNYYEHTGIQTVAYSVIQKAHALVKQEMQQEQQSPSRPADTTSAASNNNNDLGVGKNVEVWDEDEEDWYSATIEKVRDNEFFIHYAGYGSSYDEWVGSDDIRIRSHNTSDDNGFAVGLKVKVWDDDDEDWYSAVINKIQGQQYYVHYVGYDSSYDEWVDLEEIA